A window from Desulfobaccales bacterium encodes these proteins:
- a CDS encoding IMP cyclohydrolase translates to MKPISRALMSVTDKSGLAEFAKFLAGYQIEILSTGGTAKLLRDHGVPVVEVSEFTGFPEMLDGRVKTLNPKIHGGILGRRDLASHLEQMAAHGIKPIDLVVVNLYQFEQAIAKPGCTLEDAIENIDIGGPTLLRASAKNYQDVTVIVEPTDYPQIMAEMKQNQGATTIATRFNLARKVFKLTHEYDGAIYRYLADKDPAR, encoded by the coding sequence TTGAAACCCATATCCCGGGCCTTGATGAGCGTTACCGATAAAAGCGGTCTGGCGGAGTTCGCCAAATTTCTGGCGGGCTACCAGATAGAAATCCTGTCCACCGGAGGCACCGCCAAGCTTTTGCGGGACCACGGCGTCCCCGTGGTCGAGGTCTCCGAGTTCACCGGCTTCCCCGAGATGCTGGACGGCCGGGTCAAGACCCTCAACCCCAAGATCCACGGCGGTATCCTGGGGCGCCGGGACCTGGCCAGCCACTTAGAGCAGATGGCCGCGCACGGCATCAAACCCATCGACCTGGTGGTGGTCAACCTCTACCAGTTTGAGCAGGCCATCGCCAAGCCCGGCTGCACTTTGGAGGACGCCATCGAAAACATCGATATCGGCGGCCCCACCTTGCTGCGAGCTTCAGCCAAGAATTACCAGGATGTAACTGTGATAGTGGAGCCGACAGATTATCCCCAGATCATGGCCGAGATGAAGCAGAACCAGGGCGCCACCACTATCGCCACCCGCTTTAACCTGGCCCGCAAGGTCTTTAAACTGACCCACGAATACGATGGGGCCATCTATCGCTACCTGGCGGACAAGGACCCGGCCCGCTAA
- a CDS encoding FAD-dependent oxidoreductase: MRYVIIGASAAGCKAAETLRRYAPDSPITVISEEAQPLYSRPLLTYLLSGEVSREKVWLKGQDYFREWALDPVLGEPVTRVDPEGHTVHLLGGRVISYDRLLIASGARPRLLGLRGEDLAGVYTLRTLADWQRLEAGLPPTGQVVVVGAGAVGLKTADALARRGLQVTLVARGSQPLSRVLDPAAASLLHTAITRMGIEIIYHSWPEAIWGEGGQVRALTLNEGREVPCQAVLFSIGVAPNVEFLAGTNLAEPDGILVDQRLGTVDPDIFAAGDCAHSYHLLTGKRAGYHIWPAAVAQGRIAGANLAGANLTYDGLLPQNSLSLRGFHIITGGLGPLDTTDCEIVSEFNLTRSHYRRLAYRAGKLVGLTLVGAVEDAGIYFQLMAQQTPVPDQVQPGRMWG, from the coding sequence ATGCGCTACGTGATTATCGGGGCCAGCGCCGCGGGGTGCAAGGCTGCGGAAACGCTGCGCCGCTATGCCCCGGACAGCCCCATCACCGTAATCAGCGAAGAAGCCCAACCCCTGTACAGCCGACCCTTGCTGACCTATCTCTTGAGCGGCGAGGTTTCCCGGGAGAAGGTCTGGCTCAAGGGGCAGGACTATTTCCGGGAATGGGCCCTTGACCCGGTCCTGGGGGAACCCGTGACCCGGGTTGACCCCGAGGGCCACACCGTACACCTCCTGGGCGGGAGAGTCATTTCTTATGACCGGCTGCTCATCGCCTCCGGCGCCCGGCCCCGCCTGTTGGGGCTTAGGGGCGAGGACCTCGCCGGCGTCTACACCCTGCGCACCCTGGCCGATTGGCAGCGGCTGGAGGCCGGCCTGCCGCCTACCGGTCAAGTCGTGGTGGTGGGCGCAGGCGCGGTGGGCTTAAAGACTGCGGACGCCTTGGCCCGGCGCGGCTTACAGGTGACCCTGGTGGCCCGGGGGTCTCAGCCCCTGTCCCGGGTCCTGGACCCCGCGGCGGCGTCTCTGCTCCATACGGCCATCACCCGCATGGGTATCGAGATTATTTACCATTCCTGGCCCGAAGCCATCTGGGGAGAGGGCGGCCAGGTTCGCGCCCTCACCCTGAACGAAGGCCGGGAAGTCCCCTGCCAGGCGGTGCTCTTCTCCATCGGGGTGGCCCCGAATGTGGAGTTCCTGGCGGGGACCAACCTGGCGGAACCCGATGGTATCCTCGTAGACCAGCGCCTGGGCACCGTCGATCCCGACATCTTTGCCGCGGGTGACTGCGCCCACTCGTATCACCTGCTTACGGGCAAGCGGGCCGGCTACCATATCTGGCCCGCGGCGGTGGCCCAGGGCCGCATCGCCGGGGCCAACCTGGCCGGTGCAAACCTCACGTACGACGGCTTGCTGCCCCAGAACAGCCTGTCTTTGCGGGGCTTCCACATCATCACCGGGGGCCTGGGACCTTTAGACACCACCGACTGCGAGATCGTCAGCGAATTCAATCTTACCCGGAGCCATTACCGCCGCCTGGCCTACCGGGCGGGTAAATTGGTGGGCCTCACCCTGGTGGGTGCGGTGGAAGATGCGGGCATCTACTTTCAACTCATGGCCCAGCAAACCCCTGTCCCTGACCAAGTCCAGCCGGGGCGGATGTGGGGGTGA